One genomic region from Leptospiraceae bacterium encodes:
- a CDS encoding peptidylprolyl isomerase, protein MNCKKENNNINLETKVPEQNKSENTVNNDKEVAVIETKHGKIVIRFFTELAPKHVESFKSLAKKGFYDGTTFHRVIPGFMIQGGDPVTKEQPDNRAMHGTGGPGYQVPAEFSKTSHKRGILSAARAADPNSAGSQFFICVKDSPFLDGQYTVYGEVIEGMDVADKIVNEKRDGRDNPMDRVEMKVKIEER, encoded by the coding sequence ATGAATTGTAAAAAAGAAAATAACAATATCAACTTGGAGACTAAAGTGCCAGAACAGAATAAATCGGAAAATACCGTGAATAATGATAAAGAAGTAGCGGTGATCGAAACCAAACATGGTAAAATTGTAATACGTTTTTTTACAGAACTTGCTCCCAAGCACGTAGAAAGCTTTAAAAGCCTGGCCAAAAAAGGTTTTTATGATGGTACAACCTTTCACCGTGTTATTCCCGGTTTTATGATTCAGGGTGGAGATCCCGTAACCAAAGAACAACCAGATAATCGTGCTATGCATGGTACCGGAGGTCCGGGTTATCAGGTTCCCGCTGAATTTTCTAAAACCAGCCATAAAAGAGGAATCCTTTCCGCTGCACGGGCAGCCGACCCTAACAGTGCTGGCTCCCAGTTTTTCATCTGTGTAAAAGATTCTCCCTTCTTAGACGGTCAATACACTGTTTACGGAGAAGTAATAGAAGGCATGGATGTTGCTGATAAAATTGTAAATGAAAAAAGAGATGGAAGAGATAACCCGATGGATAGAGTCGAGATGAAAGTTAAGATTGAAGAACGTTAA
- a CDS encoding DUF190 domain-containing protein, whose amino-acid sequence MKVRDRKKEIKIYINGTEKMGDQLLYKALIDKFIEIGVTGCTILRSNSGYGSDMIVKYGDDIMSVLMTKSSTVIITVIESDEKIEEIVHILDSYMGDGIATIKEVEFIRYTRSRVTPEDREIADSI is encoded by the coding sequence ATGAAGGTTCGTGATAGAAAAAAGGAAATTAAAATCTACATAAACGGTACGGAAAAGATGGGAGATCAACTCCTATATAAGGCTTTAATCGATAAATTTATAGAAATTGGAGTTACCGGTTGTACGATATTGAGGTCAAATTCCGGTTATGGAAGTGACATGATTGTAAAATATGGTGATGATATCATGTCCGTCTTAATGACAAAAAGCTCTACTGTAATCATAACTGTAATAGAATCGGATGAAAAAATTGAAGAAATTGTTCATATTTTGGATTCTTATATGGGAGATGGAATCGCGACGATTAAAGAAGTCGAATTTATACGTTACACGCGCTCTCGGGTGA